One window from the genome of Candidatus Leptovillus gracilis encodes:
- the hoxU gene encoding bidirectional hydrogenase complex protein HoxU — MKRPSQSRIKTLKIDGVDVAAREHESILQLAQENGIFIPTLCHLDGLSEYGGCRLCMVEMKGSNRLYPACMTYADEGMEVNTKSERLLEYRRMILEMLFTERNHVCSVCVSNGHCELQFLAAKLGMTRVELPYLNPSVSVDASHDLFIMDHNRCILCQRCVRVCGEIEWASTKGVMGRGVNARIINDLNGDWGDSTTCTSCGKCVNVCPTGALVQKGKSAGEMEKRRDWLPYLKLMHEE, encoded by the coding sequence ATGAAACGACCCTCACAATCCCGTATTAAAACCTTAAAGATTGACGGCGTAGATGTTGCCGCTCGTGAACATGAAAGCATTCTGCAATTGGCCCAGGAAAACGGCATCTTCATCCCCACGTTGTGCCATCTGGATGGTTTGTCGGAATATGGCGGCTGCCGCCTGTGCATGGTGGAAATGAAAGGCTCTAACCGGCTGTACCCCGCCTGCATGACATACGCCGATGAAGGCATGGAAGTCAACACCAAGTCTGAGCGGCTGCTGGAATACCGGCGCATGATCTTGGAAATGCTGTTCACCGAACGCAACCATGTTTGTTCAGTGTGCGTCTCTAACGGCCACTGCGAATTGCAATTCCTGGCCGCCAAGCTGGGCATGACTCGCGTTGAACTGCCTTACCTCAACCCCAGCGTCTCCGTAGACGCTTCCCACGATTTGTTCATCATGGACCACAACCGCTGCATTTTGTGCCAGCGCTGCGTGCGCGTCTGTGGCGAGATCGAATGGGCGTCCACCAAAGGGGTGATGGGACGCGGCGTCAATGCCCGTATCATCAACGATTTAAATGGCGACTGGGGCGATTCGACAACCTGCACCAGTTGTGGCAAGTGCGTCAACGTTTGCCCCACAGGCGCGTTGGTGCAAAAAGGCAAGTCGGCCGGCGAAATGGAAAAGCGGCGCGATTGGCTGCCCTACCTGAAACTAATGCACGAGGAGTAA
- a CDS encoding hydrogenase maturation protease, which yields MILWLFFVGFDMVGGMETLLIGYGNPLRGDDGVGWRVIEEINHFQSSIVNGQWGGPLTPHSALRTPQLIAVHQLLPELAEPISEAELVIFVDASVEGEPGAVQVQAVTPRPQQPGAFSHHFDPAGLLAYAGEVYGRCPPAYLVTVTAVSLGYAEILSPTVAAALPEVLAEIQSLISQTLA from the coding sequence GTGATTCTCTGGCTCTTTTTTGTTGGTTTTGATATGGTTGGCGGCATGGAAACGTTGTTGATTGGCTACGGAAATCCGCTGCGCGGCGATGACGGCGTAGGGTGGCGGGTGATTGAGGAAATTAACCATTTTCAATCGTCAATTGTCAATGGTCAATGGGGAGGGCCGCTCACTCCGCACTCCGCACTCCGCACTCCGCAATTGATTGCTGTGCATCAGCTGCTGCCGGAGTTGGCGGAGCCGATTAGTGAAGCGGAGTTGGTGATTTTTGTAGATGCGTCGGTGGAAGGGGAGCCGGGGGCGGTGCAGGTTCAGGCGGTAACGCCGCGCCCGCAGCAGCCGGGGGCGTTTAGCCATCATTTTGACCCGGCCGGGTTGTTGGCGTATGCGGGAGAGGTATACGGCCGTTGCCCCCCCGCCTATTTGGTGACGGTAACGGCCGTTTCCCTGGGCTACGCAGAAATACTATCCCCCACCGTCGCGGCCGCGCTGCCAGAAGTGCTGGCCGAAATTCAGTCGCTCATTAGTCAAACCCTCGCATAA
- a CDS encoding Ni/Fe hydrogenase subunit alpha, translated as MSKTITIDPVTRIEGHSKITIQLDDDGRVADARFHVTQFRGFEKMTEGRPFHEMPSLTARICGICPVSHLVASAKTCDALLAVTVPRTARNLRRIMNLAQITQSHALSFFHLSSPDLVLGMDADPAQRHLFGVAQAAPQLARDGIALRKFGQQIIELLGGKRIHPSWIVPGGVSHPLSAEDRATILAMIPDALLRAQRTLDWYKGVFGQFDEEIRSFANFPTLFMGMVNPKGELSMYAGRIRIVNAVGEIVADQLEPATYQQWLAESVEPDSYLKSPYYKPMGYPNGIFRVGPLARMNIISRCGTEIADEEWAEFRMLQRGAVLSSFQYHYARLIEIIYCIERIRNLLNDPDILSDHVRSFAEPNAFEGVGMSEAPRGTLLHHYKIGKDGLITWVNMIIATGNNNLAMNKGVHQVAKHFIRGEKIQEGMLNRVEAVIRTFDPCLSCSTHAVGQMPLQIQLLAPDGAVLDEKFQG; from the coding sequence ATGAGTAAAACAATTACAATTGACCCCGTGACCCGGATTGAAGGGCACAGCAAGATAACCATTCAGTTGGACGACGACGGCCGTGTCGCCGATGCGCGTTTCCATGTGACCCAGTTTCGTGGCTTTGAGAAGATGACCGAGGGACGGCCGTTCCACGAGATGCCTTCTCTCACTGCTCGCATCTGTGGCATCTGCCCCGTCAGCCACCTGGTCGCCTCGGCCAAAACCTGCGACGCGCTGTTGGCTGTCACCGTGCCGCGCACGGCGCGCAACCTGCGCCGCATTATGAACCTGGCGCAAATCACCCAATCGCACGCCCTGAGCTTCTTTCACCTCTCCTCGCCCGACCTGGTGCTGGGTATGGACGCCGACCCGGCGCAGCGCCATCTGTTTGGCGTCGCCCAGGCCGCACCGCAGTTGGCCCGCGACGGCATCGCCCTGCGCAAATTCGGCCAGCAAATCATCGAACTGTTGGGCGGCAAGCGCATTCATCCCTCGTGGATTGTGCCCGGCGGCGTCAGCCACCCGCTTTCCGCCGAGGACCGCGCCACCATTCTGGCGATGATTCCCGATGCTTTGCTGCGGGCGCAGCGTACCCTGGACTGGTACAAAGGCGTTTTCGGCCAATTCGATGAGGAAATTCGCAGCTTTGCCAATTTCCCCACCCTGTTCATGGGCATGGTGAATCCCAAGGGCGAGCTTTCCATGTACGCCGGTCGCATCCGCATTGTCAACGCCGTCGGCGAGATCGTGGCCGACCAGTTGGAACCGGCCACGTACCAGCAGTGGCTGGCCGAATCGGTGGAGCCGGATTCCTATCTGAAATCGCCTTATTACAAACCGATGGGCTACCCCAACGGCATCTTCCGCGTCGGGCCGCTGGCGCGCATGAACATCATTTCCCGCTGTGGCACGGAAATTGCCGACGAGGAATGGGCGGAGTTCCGCATGTTGCAGCGCGGCGCGGTATTGAGTTCGTTCCAGTACCACTATGCCCGGCTGATCGAGATCATCTACTGCATTGAGCGCATTCGTAACCTGCTGAACGACCCGGACATCCTGAGCGACCATGTGCGTTCGTTTGCCGAGCCGAATGCGTTTGAGGGCGTGGGTATGTCGGAAGCGCCGCGTGGCACGCTGCTGCACCATTACAAAATTGGCAAAGACGGTCTTATCACCTGGGTGAACATGATCATCGCCACCGGCAACAACAACCTGGCGATGAACAAAGGCGTCCATCAGGTTGCCAAGCATTTCATTCGCGGCGAGAAAATCCAGGAAGGTATGCTCAACCGGGTGGAAGCCGTCATCCGCACCTTTGACCCCTGCCTGAGCTGCTCCACCCACGCCGTCGGCCAGATGCCGCTGCAAATCCAGCTCCTCGCCCCAGACGGCGCAGTGCTGGATGAGAAGTTTCAGGGCTAG
- a CDS encoding SLBB domain-containing protein, with product MSNEQLEQISLSEHKKQAQYRHVVTVCVSSGCMSAQSDLVKKALEDAVAEKELDHTCQVKGVGCRGLCSRGPLVSVQPEHGRFEQEILYQNVAPEDAGEVLSSLDAEPLARLQCPTDTPFFQRQHKIVLENSGRIDPERIEEYIAHEGYGGLVTAVTELSPGEVIDEITRSGLRGRGGGGYPTGLKWITVAKSEGSEKYIICNGDEGDPGAFMDRSIMESDPHRVIEGMAIAGYATGANIGYIYVRGEYPLAVSRLKTAIRQAQKLGFLGDGICGTTFNFNVSIRLGGGAFVCGEETALIASIEGRRGTPRPRPPYPAEYGLWGKPTLINNVETFANVPSILRNGGDWYAGIGTEKSKGTKVFALTGALQNTGLIEVPMGISLREIVYEIGGGAPDGATVKAVQTGGPSGGCIPADHFDTPVDYESLKELGSIMGSGGMIIMDESASMVDVARYFMEFCMTESCGKCIPCRVGTVHMHNFLDKICKGEARYRDLTMLENLCEMVKDTSLCGLGQTAPNPVLSTLHYFRQEYLDLLIDHDQNGRAPQALVIPVEA from the coding sequence ATGTCGAATGAACAGTTAGAGCAGATTTCCCTCTCTGAGCATAAGAAACAGGCGCAATACCGCCATGTCGTGACGGTATGCGTCTCATCAGGGTGCATGTCGGCGCAGAGCGACCTGGTGAAGAAAGCCCTGGAAGATGCTGTGGCCGAAAAAGAGTTGGATCACACTTGTCAGGTGAAGGGGGTGGGCTGCCGGGGGTTGTGTTCGCGTGGGCCGTTGGTGTCTGTGCAGCCGGAACACGGCCGTTTTGAACAAGAAATCCTCTACCAAAACGTCGCTCCGGAAGACGCCGGCGAGGTACTGTCCAGCCTGGACGCAGAACCGCTGGCGCGGCTGCAATGCCCCACCGACACGCCGTTTTTCCAACGGCAGCACAAAATTGTGCTGGAAAATAGCGGCCGGATAGACCCCGAACGCATCGAAGAATATATCGCCCACGAAGGGTATGGCGGGTTGGTAACGGCCGTTACCGAACTCTCCCCCGGTGAAGTAATAGATGAAATCACCCGCAGCGGTCTGCGCGGCCGCGGCGGCGGTGGCTACCCCACCGGCCTCAAATGGATCACCGTCGCCAAATCCGAAGGCAGCGAAAAATATATCATCTGCAACGGCGATGAAGGCGACCCCGGCGCATTTATGGACCGCAGCATCATGGAGAGCGATCCGCACCGCGTCATCGAAGGCATGGCGATTGCCGGCTACGCCACTGGGGCCAACATCGGCTACATCTACGTGCGCGGTGAATATCCGCTGGCCGTCTCCCGCCTGAAAACAGCCATTCGTCAGGCGCAAAAGTTGGGCTTCCTGGGCGATGGCATCTGTGGCACAACCTTCAACTTCAATGTCAGCATCCGTTTAGGCGGCGGCGCGTTTGTCTGCGGCGAGGAAACTGCCCTCATCGCTTCCATCGAAGGACGGCGCGGCACGCCTCGCCCCCGTCCGCCCTATCCGGCGGAATATGGTCTATGGGGTAAACCAACGCTCATCAACAATGTCGAGACATTTGCCAACGTGCCGTCTATTTTGCGCAACGGCGGCGACTGGTACGCCGGTATCGGCACGGAAAAAAGCAAAGGGACCAAAGTGTTTGCCCTCACCGGCGCACTGCAAAATACCGGCCTCATCGAAGTGCCGATGGGCATTTCCCTGCGCGAAATCGTCTACGAAATTGGCGGCGGCGCGCCCGACGGCGCTACCGTCAAGGCCGTACAGACCGGTGGACCTTCCGGTGGCTGCATTCCAGCCGACCACTTTGACACCCCCGTAGATTACGAGTCGCTCAAGGAGTTGGGTTCCATCATGGGGTCTGGCGGCATGATCATCATGGACGAATCCGCTTCTATGGTGGATGTAGCCCGTTACTTCATGGAATTTTGTATGACTGAATCTTGCGGCAAATGTATCCCCTGCCGTGTAGGGACCGTCCATATGCACAACTTTCTGGACAAGATTTGCAAAGGCGAAGCGCGCTACCGGGATTTGACCATGCTGGAAAACCTCTGCGAGATGGTTAAGGACACCAGCCTGTGTGGTCTGGGCCAGACAGCCCCCAACCCGGTGCTGAGTACCCTGCATTACTTCCGCCAGGAATACCTGGATTTATTGATTGATCATGATCAAAACGGCCGTGCGCCCCAGGCGCTGGTCATCCCGGTGGAGGCATAA
- the fdhF gene encoding formate dehydrogenase subunit alpha yields the protein MRTTCPYCGVGCQLHLNVKDEFIYAVEAPFDAAPNYGMLCVKGRFGTDYVKHPGRVKTPLIRANRHEGRSAKPVWRDATWDEALDLVADELVRLTQTHGGDTLATYASAKATNEDTYIFQKLIRALLHTNNIDHCARLCHAGSVTGLQLALGSSAMSNSIAEMEHLDTFIVTGSNTTETHPVIANFLKRAVRQNGATLIVIDPRQVGMTDFATLWLRQTPGTDVAVFQAMAHVIVKEGLVNEDFIRQRTEGFQEYIESLESATPEWAETITGVPAQSIREAARLYANAKRAAIYWGMGISQSTHGTDNTLTLTNLALMCGHVGRAGTGLNPLRGQNNVQGCSDSGGLPNVYTAYQNVADTAVQQKFQQFWGVSLNPRPGLTATEMVDGAVNGSVRGMFIIGENPMMSEPDQEHTRHALEQLELLVCQDIFINETGELADVILPAVSFAEKDGTFTNSDRRIQRVRKAVEPVGQSRADWDILCDLGRRIQQRLGVQLSAGFDYAHPAEIWEEMRQLTPDFYGIDYARLEREGGVHWPCTSFDHPGTPFLFADDFPRGKGKFWEVTFGTESEQPDADYPFNLSTGRVLYHWHGSTMSGRSRLEEIYPEATCEINPTDAQDLGLKTGDWVEVESRRGAIQLRALVTGRSPRGTVFIPFHFAEAAANVLTMVQLDKRAQIPDYKNTAVRLHPTTPPSDWDEGYQQDLLQRGAIKDPVQVH from the coding sequence ATCCGCACTACCTGCCCCTACTGCGGCGTTGGCTGCCAACTGCACCTTAACGTCAAAGACGAATTCATCTACGCCGTCGAAGCACCCTTCGACGCCGCGCCCAACTACGGCATGTTATGCGTCAAAGGACGCTTCGGCACAGATTATGTCAAACACCCCGGCCGCGTCAAAACGCCCCTCATCCGCGCCAACCGCCACGAAGGGCGCAGCGCCAAACCGGTCTGGCGCGATGCCACCTGGGACGAAGCCCTGGACTTGGTCGCCGATGAACTCGTCCGCCTGACGCAAACGCATGGCGGCGACACTCTGGCCACCTACGCCAGCGCCAAAGCCACCAACGAAGACACCTACATCTTCCAAAAACTCATCCGCGCCCTGCTGCACACCAACAACATAGACCACTGCGCCCGCCTCTGCCATGCCGGTTCCGTCACCGGCCTGCAGCTTGCCCTCGGCTCCAGCGCCATGTCTAACTCCATCGCCGAGATGGAACACCTGGACACCTTTATCGTCACCGGCTCCAATACCACTGAAACCCATCCGGTCATTGCCAACTTCCTCAAGCGCGCCGTGCGCCAGAATGGGGCCACGCTCATCGTCATAGATCCGCGTCAGGTGGGCATGACCGACTTTGCCACCCTCTGGCTGCGCCAAACCCCCGGCACAGATGTCGCCGTCTTTCAGGCGATGGCCCACGTCATCGTTAAAGAAGGGCTAGTCAATGAGGATTTTATCCGCCAGCGCACCGAAGGCTTCCAGGAATACATCGAATCCCTGGAAAGCGCCACGCCTGAATGGGCCGAAACCATCACCGGCGTACCTGCCCAATCCATCCGCGAAGCGGCCCGCCTGTACGCCAACGCCAAACGCGCCGCCATTTATTGGGGCATGGGCATCAGCCAATCCACGCATGGAACCGACAACACCCTCACCCTGACCAACCTGGCGCTGATGTGCGGCCATGTGGGGCGCGCCGGGACCGGCCTGAATCCACTGCGCGGTCAGAACAACGTGCAGGGCTGCTCCGACAGCGGCGGCCTGCCCAACGTGTATACCGCTTACCAGAATGTGGCCGATACGGCCGTACAACAAAAATTCCAACAGTTCTGGGGCGTCTCGCTCAATCCCCGCCCCGGCCTGACAGCTACCGAAATGGTAGACGGCGCGGTCAATGGCAGCGTGCGCGGCATGTTCATCATCGGCGAAAACCCGATGATGAGCGAACCCGACCAGGAACATACCCGCCACGCGCTGGAGCAGCTCGAACTGCTCGTCTGCCAGGACATCTTCATCAACGAAACCGGCGAATTGGCCGACGTAATTTTGCCGGCTGTCAGCTTCGCCGAAAAAGATGGCACCTTCACCAACTCCGACCGGCGCATCCAGCGCGTGCGCAAAGCGGTCGAACCGGTCGGCCAATCCCGCGCCGATTGGGATATTTTGTGCGATTTGGGCCGTCGCATCCAACAGCGCCTGGGCGTCCAGCTTTCTGCCGGCTTCGATTATGCCCATCCCGCCGAAATCTGGGAGGAGATGCGCCAGCTTACGCCCGACTTCTACGGCATAGACTACGCCCGCCTGGAGCGCGAAGGCGGCGTCCATTGGCCCTGCACCAGCTTCGACCACCCCGGCACGCCCTTCCTCTTCGCCGACGACTTCCCCCGCGGCAAGGGCAAATTCTGGGAAGTGACCTTTGGCACAGAATCAGAACAGCCAGACGCCGACTATCCGTTCAACCTCAGCACCGGGCGCGTGTTATACCACTGGCACGGCAGCACCATGAGCGGCCGTTCCCGCCTGGAAGAAATCTACCCCGAAGCGACGTGCGAGATAAACCCGACCGATGCGCAAGATTTAGGATTAAAGACAGGGGATTGGGTAGAAGTAGAATCCAGGCGCGGCGCGATTCAACTGCGCGCCCTTGTCACGGGCCGGTCGCCGCGGGGCACGGTGTTTATCCCGTTCCACTTTGCCGAGGCAGCGGCCAACGTCTTGACGATGGTGCAGTTGGACAAACGCGCCCAGATACCGGACTACAAGAATACGGCCGTGCGTCTCCACCCCACCACACCCCCTTCTGACTGGGACGAAGGCTACCAGCAAGACCTGCTCCAACGCGGGGCCATTAAGGACCCTGTGCAGGTTCATTAG
- a CDS encoding DUF2283 domain-containing protein: MAQVKVYYDQIGNTLTVWFDDPQNEFEAEETGEGIILMKNKDGAVIGFEKLNFSAVQPEPLRVAFETVTF; the protein is encoded by the coding sequence ATGGCCCAAGTAAAAGTCTATTATGATCAGATCGGCAATACACTGACCGTCTGGTTTGACGATCCCCAAAATGAGTTTGAAGCGGAAGAAACGGGCGAAGGAATCATTTTGATGAAGAATAAAGATGGCGCGGTGATCGGTTTCGAAAAGTTAAATTTTTCTGCTGTTCAACCCGAACCTTTGCGGGTGGCGTTTGAAACTGTCACCTTCTAA
- a CDS encoding NADP oxidoreductase, with the protein MSDKAKLATVWLDGCSGCHMSFLDIDERILDVAALADLVYSPLVDLKEFPEMADVTLVEGAVSSEEDYHKIQKVRAHSKILVSLGDCAVTANVPGMRNPFKVEDILNRAYIENAEINQQIPVQVIPPLRKTSVPVHHVVDVDVAVPGCPPSADTIFYVLTELLAGREPDLTGKTRFGI; encoded by the coding sequence ATGAGTGACAAAGCAAAATTAGCAACAGTCTGGCTGGATGGATGTTCCGGCTGCCATATGTCTTTTCTGGACATTGACGAACGTATTCTGGATGTCGCCGCGCTGGCTGACCTGGTGTACAGCCCGTTGGTAGACTTGAAAGAGTTCCCGGAAATGGCTGATGTGACCCTGGTGGAGGGCGCGGTGAGCAGCGAAGAAGATTACCACAAGATTCAAAAGGTGCGCGCCCACAGCAAAATTTTGGTGTCGCTGGGCGACTGCGCCGTGACAGCCAACGTGCCAGGGATGCGTAATCCGTTCAAAGTAGAAGATATTCTCAACCGCGCCTACATCGAAAACGCGGAAATCAATCAGCAGATTCCGGTGCAGGTAATTCCGCCGCTGCGCAAAACATCGGTTCCGGTGCATCACGTGGTAGACGTGGATGTGGCTGTGCCCGGCTGCCCGCCATCGGCTGACACGATTTTTTATGTGTTAACGGAGCTGTTGGCCGGCCGTGAGCCGGACCTGACGGGCAAAACAAGGTTTGGCATATAG
- the hoxE gene encoding bidirectional hydrogenase complex protein HoxE, producing MVSKTSQIEPPSDDKRWRIVQGTMRRNGFARHSLIETLHTVQESFGFLDEESLRYVAGSLRVPLSQVYGVSTFYHLFSLKPAGEHTCVMCTGTACYINGIPKMLQAVEEELGITPGETTDDELISLMTARCLGACGIAPVGVFDGEVMGKVTTEKVLAQIQSWKEAANVE from the coding sequence ATGGTATCTAAAACAAGCCAGATAGAGCCGCCATCAGATGATAAGCGATGGCGCATTGTGCAAGGGACCATGCGGCGCAATGGGTTTGCACGACATTCTCTGATTGAAACCCTGCACACAGTGCAAGAATCGTTTGGCTTTTTGGACGAGGAATCGCTGCGCTATGTGGCCGGGTCGCTGCGCGTGCCGTTGAGCCAGGTATATGGCGTTTCCACCTTTTATCATTTGTTTAGCCTGAAGCCGGCCGGTGAACATACCTGCGTCATGTGTACCGGAACGGCTTGTTATATCAACGGCATTCCCAAAATGTTGCAGGCCGTTGAAGAAGAATTGGGCATTACGCCGGGCGAAACAACGGATGATGAATTGATTTCACTGATGACAGCCCGTTGTCTGGGCGCCTGCGGCATTGCGCCAGTGGGCGTGTTTGATGGTGAAGTGATGGGCAAAGTAACGACCGAAAAAGTCCTGGCCCAAATTCAAAGCTGGAAGGAGGCCGCCAATGTCGAATGA
- a CDS encoding DUF4258 domain-containing protein: MAQPLSNDDVIFNVVTPLGFSVRATTGYWRIITTIKHPVMQGRETAVKDALSNPDVVRLSKSDPQIYLFYRFDGAKRWVCAVARRLNGDGFLITAYRTSNVKEGRQIWPK; encoded by the coding sequence ATGGCCCAACCACTGTCAAACGACGACGTTATTTTTAACGTTGTTACGCCGCTTGGTTTCTCTGTCCGGGCAACAACCGGTTACTGGCGGATCATCACGACCATTAAGCACCCGGTCATGCAGGGACGGGAAACGGCCGTAAAAGACGCCCTAAGCAACCCCGATGTTGTGCGGCTGAGCAAGAGCGATCCGCAAATTTACTTATTCTACCGTTTTGATGGCGCTAAACGATGGGTTTGTGCCGTTGCCAGGCGATTGAACGGTGATGGATTCTTGATTACCGCATATCGTACAAGCAACGTGAAGGAAGGCAGACAGATATGGCCCAAGTAA
- a CDS encoding phosphopentomutase, producing the protein MNVNRVIVIVLDSVGIGELPDAAAYGDVGSHTLGNTAVAVGGLNVPNLTQMGLGNIAILQGVNPQTAPTAVYGKMASASAGKDTTTGHWELMGVQLARPFPLYPNGFPPDVMERFETAIGRGTLGNYPASGTVILDELGAEHIATGKPIIYTSGDSVFQIAAHEDIIPIDELYRMCHIAREILRGEHEVSRVIARPFVGQPGSFSRTANRHDFSVVPPQPTVLDALKEAGLMVYAIGKINDIFVGQGITDYITTQDNNDGIDKTIAAIREQRQRGLIFTNLVDFDAKFGHRNNPQGYADALVEFDQRLPEIIAALAPGDLLVLTADHGNDPTTPSTDHSREYVPILVTGPGVKTAVNIGVRSTFADLAATIADVFGLDWTFPGQSFKAAL; encoded by the coding sequence ATGAACGTAAACCGCGTGATCGTCATTGTTTTAGACAGCGTGGGCATTGGCGAACTGCCGGACGCCGCCGCTTATGGCGATGTGGGCAGCCATACCCTGGGCAATACGGCCGTTGCCGTCGGCGGCCTGAATGTGCCCAATCTCACCCAGATGGGCCTGGGCAACATCGCCATCTTGCAGGGGGTGAATCCGCAAACTGCGCCCACGGCCGTTTACGGCAAAATGGCCTCAGCCTCCGCCGGTAAAGACACCACCACCGGGCATTGGGAATTGATGGGCGTGCAGTTGGCACGGCCGTTTCCCCTCTACCCCAATGGCTTTCCGCCCGACGTGATGGAGCGCTTCGAGACCGCAATCGGGCGGGGTACGTTGGGCAACTATCCCGCCTCCGGCACGGTCATCCTGGACGAATTGGGCGCGGAGCATATCGCCACCGGCAAGCCGATCATCTATACCTCCGGCGACAGCGTTTTCCAGATTGCCGCCCACGAAGACATCATCCCCATTGACGAGTTGTACCGCATGTGCCACATCGCCCGCGAGATTTTACGCGGCGAACATGAGGTCAGCCGCGTCATTGCCCGGCCGTTTGTTGGGCAGCCAGGCAGCTTCAGCCGCACCGCCAATCGCCACGATTTTTCCGTCGTGCCGCCGCAGCCCACCGTGTTGGATGCGCTCAAAGAGGCCGGGCTGATGGTCTACGCCATCGGCAAAATCAACGACATTTTTGTCGGCCAGGGCATCACCGACTATATCACCACGCAGGACAACAACGACGGCATAGATAAAACCATCGCCGCCATCCGCGAGCAGCGGCAGCGCGGCCTTATCTTCACCAATCTGGTGGATTTCGACGCCAAATTCGGCCACCGCAACAACCCGCAGGGTTACGCCGACGCCCTGGTCGAATTTGACCAACGCCTACCGGAGATCATCGCCGCCCTGGCCCCTGGCGATCTGCTGGTTCTGACGGCCGATCACGGCAACGACCCGACCACGCCCAGCACCGACCATTCGCGGGAGTACGTGCCGATTTTGGTGACGGGGCCAGGGGTGAAAACGGCCGTTAACATCGGTGTGCGCTCAACATTTGCCGATTTAGCGGCGACAATTGCCGACGTGTTTGGGCTGGATTGGACCTTCCCCGGCCAAAGTTTTAAGGCCGCACTGTAG
- a CDS encoding type II toxin-antitoxin system death-on-curing family toxin has protein sequence MRYLTLSEALELHERVVTQTGGASGLRDMGGLESALAQPRMTFEREELYPTTAEKAAALGFSIIQNHPFVDGNKRTGHAAMEIFLVLNGYEIDKSVDEQEAVILQVASGSLTRRAFTNWVRASIPKR, from the coding sequence ATGCGTTATCTGACTCTTAGCGAAGCGCTTGAATTGCATGAAAGAGTTGTCACGCAGACAGGCGGAGCAAGCGGTTTGCGCGATATGGGTGGTTTGGAGTCGGCTCTGGCACAACCGCGTATGACGTTTGAAAGAGAAGAACTCTATCCAACGACAGCCGAAAAAGCGGCGGCTTTGGGGTTTTCTATCATTCAAAATCACCCATTCGTGGATGGTAACAAGCGCACCGGACATGCGGCGATGGAAATCTTCCTGGTGTTGAATGGGTACGAAATTGACAAATCGGTAGATGAGCAGGAAGCAGTTATTTTGCAGGTAGCCTCTGGCTCCTTGACTCGCAGGGCTTTTACAAATTGGGTACGCGCGTCCATCCCAAAACGATAA
- a CDS encoding DNA-binding protein, which yields MTDLTIALPNEVMIKLQELAEYHNVTPEDLVRASVEELIASPEETFQNAVDYVLQKNQKLYQRLAA from the coding sequence ATGACCGATTTAACGATTGCCTTACCCAATGAGGTGATGATTAAACTACAAGAATTGGCTGAGTACCATAACGTCACCCCAGAAGATTTGGTGCGCGCCAGTGTAGAGGAGCTGATCGCCTCGCCAGAGGAAACGTTCCAGAACGCGGTGGACTATGTCTTACAAAAGAACCAAAAACTCTATCAACGATTAGCCGCCTGA